Part of the Senegalia massiliensis genome, TAGAAATAAATATCCTGAACTTGCAGAAAAGTGGGATAGATGGCATAGTTTAGAATTACCTGAAGAGTTATTAAATGATGAAGAATTATTTAATTTTGATAAAAAAATAGCTACACGTGCAGCAGGTGGAAAAATAATAAATGTAATAGCAAAACATATGGATAATTTATTTGGTGGTTCTGCTGACCTTGCAGGATCAAATAAAACTACTATGAGTAATGCAGGTGACTTCCAAGATGAAACTCCAGATGGAAACAATATAAACTTTGGAGTACGTGAACATGGTATGGGAGCAATACTTAATGGTATATCTTTACATGGTGGATTTAGAACATTTGGAGCAACTTTCCTTATATTCTCAAATTATATGAGACCAACAATAAGATTATCTGCTCTAATGAATCAACCTGTAGTATATGTGTTTACACATGACTCAATAGCACTTGGCGAAGATGGTCCAACTCATCAACCTATAGAACAATTAGCTGCTCTTAGAACTATACCAAACACTAAAGTATTTAGACCAGCTGATGCAAAGGAAACTGCTGTAGCTTGGATTGAAGCACTTAAGAATACAGATGGTCCATCAGTTCTTGCACTTACTCGTCAAGGTTTACCAATACTTGAAGATGTTGAAGGATCTCATAAAGGTGGATATATTGTAGATAAAGAAAAAGGAAATTCACCAGATGCAATCCTTATTGCAACAGGTTCAGAGGTTTCTCTTGCAATGGATGCAAAAAAAGAACTTGAAAAAGATGGCATAGATGCTAGAGTAGTAAGTATATTATCTTGGGAATTATTTGATAAACAAGATGAAAATTATAAAGAAGAAATATTACCAAAAAATATTACTAAAAGAGTTTCAATAGAAGCAGGAACTACTTTTGGATGGCAAAAATATATAGGCTCAGAAGGAAAATCTATTGGAATAGATAGCTTTGGTGCATCAGCTCCAGGTCCTGAGCTTATGGATAGATTTGGATTTAATATAGAAAATGTAGTCAAAACAGTAAAAGAAATAATATAGTAACAAATGGAAAAATAAAAATACTTAGGAACAAACTTCTAATTTGAAGTGAATTCCTAAGTGTTTTTTATTTTAAGTAAAAAATAGTATTAAATATTTCTTGAATAATATGAAAAGTATGATATTATAAAAGTGTGGTATATACCAATCATATAGGAGTGATTGTATGGAAGTAAATTTAGATTTAGATGTAAATAAAGAAGAATTTTTTGAGTTTATTTATGAATCAATTATTAAGGATATAGAAGAAAGTACAGGTAAAAAGTTATCTAAAGAAGATATTATTCAGAGTTATAAATATGATAAAAATCTTAAAAATAAGCTTGGCAGAGCAGGAAATGTAGAAGTTACTATATTAGAGTTTGTCCCATATAAAAAATATGTAGCAGAATTTAAGAGTAATCAAGGGAAAAATATAATTTCATATGAAATAAATAATTTAAATAATGAAAAAATAAATGTTACATATTTTGAAGATTATATTGCACCTGATAAACTGAAAGATTGGAATTTTAAGTTAATGAATTTTTTCTATAAGAAAAAAAGTATGAAAAGAGCCGAATCTATTTTAAAAAATATTGAAAGATATATTAAGAATAAAAAAGAGGAGATGTATATATGATAAACTTAGGTATTTCAATTTATCCAGATAAATCAAGTGTTCAGGAAGATTTAGATTATATTGACTTGGCTGGAAAGTATAATGTTAAAAGAATATTTACTAATTTACTTGGTCTAGGCGATAAATCGAAGGATGAAATAAAAGAGGAATTTAGCATTAGAATAAACCATGCACATAAATATGATATAGAGGTAATTGTAGACGTAGCACCTTATATATTTGATGAGTTAAATATTTCATATGATGATTTATCCTTTTTTAATGAAATAGGTGCTGATGGTATAAGATTAGATGAAAGTTTTGATGGCAATAAAGAAGCTATTATGTCTTACAATTCATATGGATTAAAACTTGAGTTCAATGCAAGTGGTAATATAAATCACCTTGAAAATATTTTAGGATTTAAACCAAAAAAAGAAAAAATAATATCTTCTCATAATTTTTATCCACAGAAATATACTGGTTTAGGATTAGATTATTTTATAGAAAATAGTAGAAAAATTAAAGAAAAAGACATTGAATTATCATCATTTATATCAAGCAATAGTAAAGGTGCATTTGGTCCTTGGGATATTAATGAAGGATTATGTACTTTAGAAATGCATAGAAATCTACCTATTGATTTACAAGCTAGACATTTAATAGCTACAGGATTAATTGATAATGTAATAATTGCTAATTGCTATGCTACTGAAGATGAACTTAAATCTTTATCAAAGATAGTAGAAAGTAAAGTTAATTTTAAAGTAAATAAAGAATATGAATTGTCGGAAGTTGAAAAAAATATACTTTATGATGATGAGCATTTTGTACGTGGAGATATAAGTGATTATATGAGAAGAAGTTCTATGACTAGAATTAAGTATAAGGATAATGAAATAAAACCACAAAATACTCGTAATTTAAAAAGAGGAGATGTAGTTATATTAAATGATAATTACACTAGATATAAAGGAGAACTTCATATAGTATTAAAAGATATGCTAAATGATGGCAATAAAAATGTAATAGGAAGAATACGTAAAGATGAATTATTTTTATTAGACTATTTAAATTCATGGGATAAATTCACAATAATAGACTAGATTTAAAGGAGATATATTTAATCTTGAAAACACCAATATATATACAAATTAAAAAAAAGATACAAGAAGAAATTAAAGATAAAAACTCTAATGATGCAATTGAATCTGAAAGAGATCTTTCAAAGAGATTAAAT contains:
- the tkt gene encoding transketolase is translated as MLSKIDSKVINSIRFMSMDAVQKANSGHPGLPMGTATMAYTLWSNHLNASKNDPNWTDRDRFVLSAGHGSMLQYSLLHLFGYDVSMDDIKNFRQWGSKTPGHPEYGHTEGVETTTGPLGQGIANAVGMAMAEKRLAAEFNTDDMTIVDHYTYVIAGDGDMMEGVASEACSLAGHLKLSKLIVLYDDNKITIDGTTDIAFTEDVGKRFEAYGWEVLESRNSEDIEELNDLIEMAKKSDKPTLIKVPTTIGYGSPNKSGQSVAHGAPLGDDEIKLTRENMSWEHEPFFVPEDVYTHMEKIIDEKDAKRKEWNEKFAEYRNKYPELAEKWDRWHSLELPEELLNDEELFNFDKKIATRAAGGKIINVIAKHMDNLFGGSADLAGSNKTTMSNAGDFQDETPDGNNINFGVREHGMGAILNGISLHGGFRTFGATFLIFSNYMRPTIRLSALMNQPVVYVFTHDSIALGEDGPTHQPIEQLAALRTIPNTKVFRPADAKETAVAWIEALKNTDGPSVLALTRQGLPILEDVEGSHKGGYIVDKEKGNSPDAILIATGSEVSLAMDAKKELEKDGIDARVVSILSWELFDKQDENYKEEILPKNITKRVSIEAGTTFGWQKYIGSEGKSIGIDSFGASAPGPELMDRFGFNIENVVKTVKEII
- a CDS encoding DUF3284 domain-containing protein; this translates as MEVNLDLDVNKEEFFEFIYESIIKDIEESTGKKLSKEDIIQSYKYDKNLKNKLGRAGNVEVTILEFVPYKKYVAEFKSNQGKNIISYEINNLNNEKINVTYFEDYIAPDKLKDWNFKLMNFFYKKKSMKRAESILKNIERYIKNKKEEMYI
- a CDS encoding DUF871 domain-containing protein, translated to MINLGISIYPDKSSVQEDLDYIDLAGKYNVKRIFTNLLGLGDKSKDEIKEEFSIRINHAHKYDIEVIVDVAPYIFDELNISYDDLSFFNEIGADGIRLDESFDGNKEAIMSYNSYGLKLEFNASGNINHLENILGFKPKKEKIISSHNFYPQKYTGLGLDYFIENSRKIKEKDIELSSFISSNSKGAFGPWDINEGLCTLEMHRNLPIDLQARHLIATGLIDNVIIANCYATEDELKSLSKIVESKVNFKVNKEYELSEVEKNILYDDEHFVRGDISDYMRRSSMTRIKYKDNEIKPQNTRNLKRGDVVILNDNYTRYKGELHIVLKDMLNDGNKNVIGRIRKDELFLLDYLNSWDKFTIID